One genomic region from Hoeflea algicola encodes:
- a CDS encoding ABC transporter ATP-binding protein, giving the protein MVIRRIIRENGRDYIKTYIFAAVCLVLIAGSTAFMAWIMEAVINEAFANKNTDVIWLICGGVLASFVIRGAASYGQAVALAQVGNNLVARYQQRLVNHLMSLGVSYFSETRSAQIAAQISQNVTGIRDVMNLTITSFARDLLTLIALLVVMVAKDPVLSLIVFVVAPPVLIALRYISKRLRSATREAIDFNSRVLSAMQETVQGITIVKAFTMESQISARTAKLIGAAEGRSNRIARLTERTSPLTETVAGLAISGVIAYAAYRSIYDDVLPGAFFSFITALLLAYDPARKLARLQINLERAVVNARMIYEILDEEPTQGDKPGATDIKIDRGGEIEFRNIGFAYGSGEKVLDDVSFIAEAGKTTAIVGPSGAGKSTLISLVPRFYDPTAGQVLIDGVDIASVAKRSLRHQIAYVSQQPWLFEGTIRDNLRYARPDATDAEIEQAARLANAHDFILTQPQGYDTPLGENGANLSGGQRQRISIARALVRDAPILLLDEATSALDNESEAAVQKALDSAMRDRTVLVIAHRLSTIAKADKIIVMQAGKVVESGSHADLSGTRDGLYSRLQAYSGGGGEIHDDTTDRQGEEQ; this is encoded by the coding sequence ATGGTGATCCGCCGGATCATCCGCGAAAACGGTCGGGACTATATCAAGACCTACATTTTTGCAGCTGTCTGTCTGGTTCTGATCGCCGGTTCCACGGCCTTTATGGCCTGGATCATGGAAGCCGTCATCAACGAAGCCTTCGCCAACAAGAATACCGATGTGATCTGGTTGATCTGCGGCGGGGTTCTCGCATCCTTCGTCATCCGCGGCGCCGCCTCCTATGGGCAGGCGGTGGCGCTGGCGCAGGTCGGCAACAATCTCGTTGCCCGCTATCAGCAACGGCTGGTCAATCATCTGATGTCGCTCGGTGTGAGCTATTTCAGCGAAACCCGCTCGGCCCAGATTGCCGCCCAGATCAGCCAGAACGTCACCGGCATCCGTGACGTCATGAACCTGACGATCACTTCCTTTGCACGCGATCTCCTGACACTGATTGCGCTCCTGGTGGTGATGGTGGCAAAGGATCCGGTGCTCAGCCTGATCGTTTTCGTCGTCGCGCCGCCGGTATTGATCGCCTTGCGCTATATCTCCAAACGGCTGCGCAGTGCGACCCGCGAGGCGATTGATTTTAACAGCCGGGTGCTTTCGGCCATGCAGGAAACGGTGCAGGGCATCACCATCGTCAAGGCTTTCACGATGGAAAGTCAGATCAGCGCCCGCACGGCCAAACTGATCGGGGCCGCCGAGGGGCGTTCCAACCGCATTGCCAGGCTCACCGAGCGGACCTCGCCACTGACCGAGACTGTCGCCGGTCTGGCGATTTCGGGCGTTATCGCCTATGCGGCCTACCGCTCGATCTATGACGATGTACTGCCGGGCGCCTTTTTCTCCTTCATCACCGCGCTGCTGCTCGCCTACGATCCAGCCCGCAAACTGGCGCGGCTGCAGATCAATCTTGAGCGCGCCGTCGTCAATGCCCGGATGATTTACGAAATTCTCGACGAGGAACCGACCCAGGGCGACAAGCCTGGCGCCACCGATATCAAGATAGACCGTGGCGGCGAGATTGAATTCCGCAATATCGGTTTTGCATACGGGTCGGGCGAGAAGGTACTCGACGACGTCAGCTTTATAGCCGAAGCAGGCAAGACCACGGCCATCGTCGGTCCGTCCGGTGCTGGCAAGTCGACCTTGATAAGCTTGGTTCCGCGTTTTTACGATCCGACCGCGGGGCAGGTGCTGATCGACGGCGTCGACATTGCCTCCGTAGCCAAGCGCTCGCTGCGTCACCAGATAGCCTATGTTTCGCAACAGCCCTGGCTGTTTGAAGGCACTATCCGCGACAACCTGCGCTATGCCCGGCCCGATGCCACCGACGCCGAGATCGAGCAGGCGGCGCGGCTCGCCAACGCCCATGATTTCATCCTGACCCAGCCGCAGGGCTATGACACACCACTGGGTGAAAACGGCGCCAATCTGTCCGGCGGTCAGCGTCAGCGCATTTCGATTGCCCGGGCGTTGGTGCGCGATGCGCCGATCCTGCTGCTCGATGAAGCCACCTCCGCGCTCGATAACGAATCGGAAGCCGCCGTTCAGAAGGCACTCGACAGCGCCATGCGGGACCGCACCGTGTTGGTCATCGCGCACCGGCTGTCAACCATCGCCAAGGCCGACAAGATCATCGTCATGCAGGCCGGAAAGGTGGTTGAAAGCGGCAGTCACGCTGATCTCAGCGGCACCCGTGACGGGCTTTATTCAAGGCTTCAGGCCTACAGCGGTGGCGGCGGCGAGATCCACGATGATACAACCGATCGGCAGGGAGAAGAGCAATGA
- the dapB gene encoding 4-hydroxy-tetrahydrodipicolinate reductase encodes MSQAVASMGLIVVGAAGRMGQSLIRTIDEIDGVHLAGAIERTGSDALGRDAGVLAGLGPNGVTVTDDALPVFAQADGVLDFTAPAASLEFADLAAQARIVHVIGTTGMSESDEPRLKAASRHARIVKSGNMSLGVNLMSVLVRDAARALAAADWDIEVLEMHHRHKVDAPSGTALLLGEAAAEGRGIDLATHSVRVRDGHTGAREEGSIGFATLRGGSVVGEHTVMLATEGETIELSHKATDRSIFARGAVRAALWAWPQKPGYYSMLDVLGLAGRD; translated from the coding sequence ATGAGCCAGGCAGTGGCCAGCATGGGCTTGATTGTCGTCGGCGCGGCGGGGCGCATGGGGCAGTCGCTAATTCGCACCATCGACGAAATCGACGGTGTACACTTGGCAGGCGCCATTGAACGCACAGGATCAGACGCGCTAGGCCGCGACGCCGGCGTACTGGCAGGCCTTGGCCCCAACGGGGTTACTGTGACCGACGACGCACTGCCGGTTTTCGCCCAGGCCGATGGGGTTCTCGATTTCACCGCGCCAGCGGCCAGCCTCGAATTTGCCGATCTTGCCGCCCAGGCGCGGATCGTCCACGTTATCGGCACCACCGGCATGAGCGAAAGTGACGAGCCCCGGCTCAAGGCCGCCTCGCGCCATGCCCGCATCGTCAAGTCCGGCAATATGAGCCTCGGCGTCAATCTGATGTCAGTGCTGGTGCGCGATGCCGCGCGGGCGCTGGCTGCTGCCGATTGGGACATCGAGGTGCTGGAAATGCATCACCGCCACAAGGTCGACGCGCCGTCGGGTACCGCGCTGCTTTTGGGCGAGGCTGCAGCCGAAGGTCGCGGTATTGATCTGGCCACCCATTCGGTCCGGGTTCGCGATGGCCACACCGGCGCGCGCGAAGAAGGCTCGATCGGCTTTGCCACGTTGCGGGGCGGTTCGGTTGTCGGCGAGCACACGGTAATGCTGGCAACCGAGGGCGAAACCATCGAACTCAGCCACAAGGCCACCGACCGTTCGATTTTTGCCCGAGGCGCGGTGCGCGCAGCGCTCTGGGCCTGGCCGCAGAAACCGGGCTATTATTCGATGCTCGACGTGCTCGGCCTTGCCGGCCGCGACTGA
- a CDS encoding 2,3-bisphosphoglycerate-dependent phosphoglycerate mutase has product MSGTLVLVRHGQSEWNLKNLFTGWKDPDLTELGVEEAKTGAQALKQTGLKFDIAFTSVLIRAQHTLDLIMEGIGQTDLEVIRDEALNERDYGDLAGLNKNDARKKWGEEQVHIWRRSYDVPPPGGESLKDTGARVWPYYMIEILPRVLRGETVLVAAHGNSLRSLVMILDRLTRDQILKVNLATGVPIVYKLNADSTVASKEVLGDMSKAH; this is encoded by the coding sequence ATGTCCGGAACGCTCGTCCTCGTCCGCCACGGCCAAAGCGAATGGAATTTGAAGAACCTGTTCACCGGGTGGAAAGACCCGGACCTGACCGAACTCGGCGTAGAGGAAGCCAAGACCGGCGCCCAGGCGCTGAAACAAACCGGGCTGAAATTCGACATTGCCTTTACGTCGGTGCTGATTCGCGCCCAGCACACGCTTGATCTGATCATGGAGGGCATCGGTCAGACCGATCTCGAAGTGATCCGCGACGAAGCGCTCAACGAGCGTGACTATGGCGATCTTGCCGGTCTCAACAAGAATGATGCGCGCAAGAAATGGGGCGAGGAGCAGGTTCACATCTGGCGCCGCTCCTACGACGTGCCGCCGCCCGGTGGCGAAAGCCTGAAAGACACCGGCGCCCGGGTCTGGCCCTATTACATGATAGAAATCCTGCCCCGCGTGCTGCGCGGCGAGACTGTTCTGGTAGCCGCCCATGGAAATTCCCTGCGCTCGCTGGTGATGATCCTCGACCGGCTGACCCGGGACCAGATCCTCAAGGTCAATCTCGCGACCGGCGTGCCGATAGTCTACAAGCTCAACGCCGATTCCACCGTCGCTTCCAAGGAAGTGCTGGGCGACATGTCCAAGGCGCACTGA
- a CDS encoding bifunctional helix-turn-helix domain-containing protein/methylated-DNA--[protein]-cysteine S-methyltransferase translates to MTIQATLDRDITPAGEDYDLVRKTIERISLDYRAQPSLEEIAADLQVSPGRLQKTFSRWAGLTPKAFLQAVTLDHARRLLGHERLPLLDASYELGLSGPGRLHDLFVTHEAMSPGDFKTGGDGLEIQYGFHPCPFGTAVLLATSRGLCGLAFADPGGEAAALEDMARRWPGARLVQDQQATAGYVERIFSPQQWRADQPLRIVMIGTDFQVRVWEALLKIPLGQASTYHDVACAIGKPTAARAVGAAVGRNPISFVVPCHRALGKSGALTGYHWGITRKRAMLGWETGCAQSAAV, encoded by the coding sequence ATGACCATACAGGCCACGCTTGACCGCGACATCACGCCCGCCGGCGAAGACTACGACCTGGTGCGCAAGACCATCGAACGCATTTCGCTGGACTATCGCGCGCAACCATCGCTTGAGGAGATCGCGGCGGATCTGCAAGTGAGCCCGGGGCGGTTGCAGAAAACCTTCAGCCGCTGGGCCGGGCTGACGCCCAAGGCATTCCTGCAGGCGGTCACCCTCGACCATGCCCGGCGGTTGCTGGGCCACGAGCGGTTGCCGCTTCTGGATGCGAGCTACGAGTTGGGCCTGTCGGGCCCGGGGCGGCTGCATGATCTGTTCGTCACCCACGAAGCGATGAGCCCGGGCGATTTCAAGACCGGCGGCGATGGTCTTGAAATCCAGTATGGCTTTCACCCCTGCCCGTTCGGCACCGCGGTGCTGCTGGCGACATCGCGCGGGCTGTGCGGTCTGGCATTTGCTGATCCGGGTGGGGAGGCCGCGGCGCTCGAAGACATGGCCCGGCGCTGGCCCGGAGCACGGCTGGTTCAGGATCAACAGGCAACCGCCGGCTATGTCGAGCGGATCTTCTCGCCGCAGCAATGGCGCGCCGACCAGCCACTCAGGATCGTCATGATCGGCACCGATTTCCAGGTCCGTGTGTGGGAGGCACTGCTGAAAATTCCGCTCGGACAGGCCTCCACCTACCATGACGTGGCCTGCGCCATCGGCAAGCCGACAGCCGCGCGCGCGGTGGGCGCGGCTGTCGGCCGCAACCCGATCTCGTTCGTGGTGCCATGCCACCGTGCGCTGGGCAAATCGGGCGCGCTGACCGGCTATCACTGGGGGATTACCCGCAAGCGGGCGATGCTCGGCTGGGAAACAGGCTGCGCGCAGTCAGCGGCGGTCTGA
- the panC gene encoding pantoate--beta-alanine ligase, with amino-acid sequence MKIIRRKSDLRAVTSAWRRSGETIGVVLTMGALHSGHLSLVGTARDRADRVIVTIFVNPRQFDNPEDLVNYPRTEESDAEKLAPFDVDILYVPNPEEIYPDGFATTITVSGVSGGLCGGTRPGHFDGVATVVTKLLLQTDADFTFFGEKDYQQLQVVRRLATDLDLNTEIVACPTVREEDGLAMSSRNLRLNPEARAAAPLIRRILTSTAVAIKNGTPVPEALATARQELTSVGINDIDYLELRSEPDLVPLEIADRPTRLFIAVWLDGVRLIDNLSITAARFTLLTDGQKSACA; translated from the coding sequence ATGAAGATCATCCGCCGCAAATCCGACCTGCGTGCCGTGACTTCCGCCTGGCGCCGATCCGGCGAGACGATCGGCGTCGTGTTGACCATGGGCGCCCTCCATTCGGGCCACCTCAGCCTGGTTGGCACAGCGCGCGATCGGGCAGACCGAGTGATCGTCACAATTTTCGTCAATCCCCGGCAGTTCGATAATCCGGAGGATCTTGTAAACTACCCCCGCACGGAGGAGAGCGACGCGGAAAAACTCGCGCCATTTGACGTCGACATCCTCTACGTGCCGAACCCCGAAGAGATTTACCCTGACGGATTCGCCACAACGATTACGGTTTCAGGTGTCAGCGGTGGCCTGTGCGGCGGCACGAGACCGGGACATTTCGACGGCGTTGCGACGGTGGTAACCAAGCTCCTGCTTCAGACCGATGCCGATTTCACTTTCTTCGGAGAAAAGGACTATCAACAGCTTCAGGTCGTTCGCCGCCTTGCCACCGATCTCGACCTGAATACCGAAATCGTCGCCTGCCCGACTGTCCGCGAGGAGGACGGTCTGGCGATGTCGTCGCGCAACCTGCGCCTCAACCCTGAAGCCCGCGCTGCCGCCCCGTTGATCAGACGGATTCTCACCTCGACTGCCGTAGCTATCAAAAATGGAACGCCGGTCCCCGAGGCGCTGGCCACCGCCCGCCAGGAACTGACAAGCGTAGGCATCAACGACATCGATTATCTGGAACTGCGCAGCGAACCCGACCTTGTTCCACTTGAGATCGCTGACCGCCCGACACGGTTGTTCATTGCGGTCTGGCTGGACGGCGTCCGCCTGATTGACAACCTGTCGATCACGGCCGCGCGATTCACGCTGTTGACGGACGGTCAGAAGAGCGCCTGCGCCTGA
- a CDS encoding DUF2244 domain-containing protein yields MTNNPNEETMFEAVLSPYRSLGRTGFRVLMSLVTVVTVAHMVVFAMAGAWPVFGFFGLDLALLFGAFWLSYRSGRSREFVRLSRVNLDVRKVAPSGRSEEHRFNPFWARFNIARHEEIGITEMQIVGEGRQTEIGGFLNPDDKESFAAAFQRALATVKMR; encoded by the coding sequence ATGACCAACAATCCCAATGAAGAAACGATGTTTGAAGCGGTGCTGAGCCCCTACCGGTCGCTCGGCCGGACCGGGTTCAGAGTGCTGATGTCGTTGGTCACCGTGGTAACGGTGGCGCATATGGTGGTGTTCGCCATGGCCGGCGCCTGGCCGGTGTTCGGTTTTTTCGGTCTCGATCTGGCGCTGCTGTTCGGCGCCTTCTGGTTGAGCTACCGCTCCGGGCGATCCCGCGAATTCGTGCGCCTGTCACGCGTCAACCTGGATGTGCGCAAGGTCGCCCCCTCGGGCCGCTCGGAAGAGCACCGGTTCAACCCGTTCTGGGCCCGGTTCAATATCGCCCGGCATGAGGAAATCGGCATCACCGAGATGCAGATTGTCGGCGAAGGCCGGCAAACCGAGATCGGCGGATTCCTCAATCCGGACGACAAGGAAAGCTTTGCCGCGGCCTTCCAGCGGGCGCTGGCAACGGTGAAAATGCGGTGA
- the nth gene encoding endonuclease III, whose product MQKPKSSSVTEKPSIPARTRPKAATKQPTGKAAPGRRPRIPYTKAEIHEIFRRFSIQRPEPKGELEHVNPFTLVVAVALSAQATDVGVNKATRALFAAADTPEKMLALGEDKVRDYIKTIGLYRNKAKNVIALSQKLVDEFGGEVPRTREELVTLPGVGRKTANVVMSMAFGEPTLAVDTHVFRIGNRLRIAPGKTPDEVEQAFLRIIPKEYLFHAHHWLILHGRYCCKARKPECERCVIADICKSPEKTVDVPAPLVELPV is encoded by the coding sequence ATGCAAAAGCCCAAGAGCTCGTCAGTGACCGAAAAGCCATCCATCCCGGCCAGAACCAGGCCGAAAGCCGCGACAAAACAGCCGACCGGCAAGGCTGCACCCGGACGGCGGCCGAGAATCCCCTACACCAAAGCCGAGATCCACGAAATATTCCGGCGCTTTTCGATCCAGCGGCCCGAGCCCAAGGGCGAGCTTGAGCACGTCAATCCGTTCACGCTGGTGGTGGCGGTGGCGCTCTCGGCGCAGGCCACAGATGTTGGCGTCAACAAGGCGACGCGGGCGCTGTTTGCTGCTGCCGACACGCCTGAAAAAATGCTGGCGCTCGGCGAAGACAAGGTTCGCGACTATATCAAGACCATCGGGCTTTACCGCAACAAGGCAAAAAACGTGATCGCACTGAGCCAGAAGTTGGTCGATGAATTTGGCGGCGAGGTACCGCGCACCCGCGAGGAACTGGTGACGCTCCCCGGCGTCGGCCGCAAGACCGCCAATGTGGTCATGTCGATGGCCTTTGGCGAACCGACGCTGGCGGTCGACACCCATGTCTTCCGCATTGGCAACCGCTTGCGGATCGCGCCGGGCAAGACCCCCGACGAGGTCGAACAGGCGTTCCTGCGGATCATTCCAAAGGAATACCTTTTCCACGCCCACCACTGGCTGATTCTGCACGGCCGCTATTGCTGCAAGGCGCGCAAACCCGAATGTGAACGCTGCGTCATAGCCGACATCTGCAAGTCACCAGAGAAGACTGTTGATGTTCCGGCACCGCTGGTGGAATTGCCGGTGTAG
- a CDS encoding GGDEF domain-containing protein: MNPVKKGVDVRYRETDEVFKTLVSELTSTISPTTIMGLTILAIGLFAYESLGSTEIMLATISGSVASLAKILVTVAHRRANATKRATVENAARWEMAHGLLTFVVAASVGLLATAVFTYDDLSLHILAAALIFGYSAGVAIRISVRPLIAATAITIAGIPTTISAMLYGDTAHWILASICAAFLVAAMQSVWHVYGTATKQICLRLEMQHQARHDPLTGLRNRTALSEAFESLGRAEDSLTCVHCFDLDGFKSVNDRFGHAVGDELLASIGIRLRENLDQPNIAVRVGGDEFAILQPAVRYPVEADLLARKIVNVLSLPYRIAGEEITIGISLGYTVALSGSAKLEHMMVIADKASYRAKRNGGGIECEFPSTLDLCTFSFAA, encoded by the coding sequence TTGAATCCTGTAAAAAAGGGGGTTGATGTGCGTTACCGAGAGACCGACGAAGTGTTCAAGACGCTGGTATCGGAACTTACCTCTACGATTTCCCCAACAACGATAATGGGCCTGACAATACTTGCCATAGGTCTGTTTGCCTACGAGAGCCTTGGCAGCACTGAAATTATGCTGGCCACCATCAGCGGAAGCGTTGCATCTCTTGCCAAAATTCTCGTTACGGTAGCCCACCGGCGCGCAAACGCCACGAAACGCGCAACCGTTGAGAATGCTGCCCGCTGGGAGATGGCGCACGGATTGCTCACCTTCGTCGTCGCCGCCTCTGTCGGTTTGCTCGCAACTGCGGTGTTCACCTATGACGACCTGTCATTACATATTCTTGCCGCAGCGCTGATCTTTGGATATTCGGCCGGTGTGGCAATCCGGATATCAGTTCGGCCATTGATCGCCGCGACTGCGATCACAATTGCAGGCATACCAACGACAATTTCCGCCATGCTCTACGGCGATACGGCCCACTGGATATTGGCGTCGATTTGTGCGGCCTTCCTGGTGGCGGCGATGCAGAGCGTCTGGCATGTCTACGGGACAGCCACCAAGCAAATCTGCCTACGTCTGGAGATGCAGCATCAGGCCCGCCACGATCCGCTGACAGGACTTCGCAATCGCACGGCACTTAGCGAGGCATTCGAGTCTCTTGGCCGTGCTGAAGATAGTTTGACCTGCGTGCACTGCTTCGACCTCGACGGCTTCAAGAGCGTCAATGACCGCTTTGGTCACGCGGTCGGGGATGAACTATTGGCAAGTATAGGAATTAGGCTCAGAGAGAACCTGGACCAACCGAATATCGCCGTACGCGTTGGCGGCGATGAATTTGCCATTCTTCAACCAGCTGTCAGGTATCCCGTTGAAGCTGACCTCCTGGCCAGAAAGATCGTAAATGTTCTGAGCTTGCCGTATCGGATTGCCGGTGAAGAGATCACCATTGGCATCAGCCTGGGGTACACGGTGGCACTCTCCGGCTCCGCGAAACTTGAACATATGATGGTTATTGCGGATAAAGCCTCCTACCGCGCTAAGCGCAACGGCGGCGGTATTGAGTGTGAATTTCCATCAACACTGGACCTCTGCACGTTCTCTTTCGCCGCATGA
- a CDS encoding sulfate transporter family protein, translating to MIIEAARMGASNLLSPASRSVLFKSLGLTVLLLAGLWFGLGELFSLVAMPWLDAFLPGLPDWAGWAGTIAAIIAGVGLALVLALFVAPVTAVMAGLFLDEIAEVIETRDYPHDKPGRAMPLGESIRQSLGFLLVVAFGNLLALLLLLVPGINLAAFFLVNGYLLGREFFEFAAMRSMSPVDAKRLRSRHSTTVFFAGLIIAAFLSVPLLNLLTPMFAAGMMVHLNKMIAAKAVGAR from the coding sequence ATGATCATCGAAGCCGCCCGGATGGGCGCATCCAACCTGTTGTCGCCAGCTTCGCGGTCGGTGCTGTTCAAATCACTTGGCCTGACGGTGCTGCTGCTGGCCGGGCTGTGGTTCGGACTTGGCGAGCTGTTTTCGCTGGTCGCCATGCCCTGGCTCGACGCGTTCCTGCCGGGATTGCCGGACTGGGCCGGTTGGGCCGGCACGATCGCTGCCATCATCGCCGGGGTCGGGCTGGCGCTGGTGCTGGCGCTGTTTGTGGCGCCGGTGACGGCGGTGATGGCCGGGCTGTTTCTCGACGAGATCGCCGAGGTGATCGAGACCCGCGACTATCCGCACGACAAGCCGGGACGGGCAATGCCGCTGGGCGAATCAATCCGCCAGTCATTGGGATTCTTGCTGGTGGTCGCGTTCGGCAACCTGCTGGCGCTGTTGCTGCTCTTAGTGCCGGGCATCAACCTGGCGGCATTCTTCCTGGTCAACGGCTATCTGCTGGGGCGGGAATTCTTCGAATTCGCGGCAATGCGGTCGATGAGCCCAGTGGACGCCAAACGGCTGAGGTCACGCCACAGCACCACCGTGTTCTTCGCCGGCCTGATCATCGCCGCCTTCCTGTCTGTGCCGCTCTTGAACCTGCTGACCCCGATGTTTGCCGCCGGTATGATGGTGCATCTCAACAAGATGATTGCGGCGAAGGCGGTTGGGGCGCGGTGA
- a CDS encoding peptidase C39 family protein, whose translation MSAPRIRPAVPADIDALETIENAVFPTDRISRRSFRTLIDRPTAETLVIETGGQVCGYAMILFRAGAALARLYSLAVAPDQAGKGYGKALLAAAEAAAMEHARILLRLEVREDNQAAIALYKAAGYRYIGRHDDYYEDASAALRFEKLLRGSQTPEVDTPFYEQTADFTCGSACLLMALARFKSPAFLDPVWEIRLWREATTVFMLSGPGGCEPFGLATVARAHGLEPEVWCSTEDMLFLETVRDPEKRRVMELAQTDFRSRVAEDRIPVHIEAFTLDWLRDRLDSGDVALILVSGYLMMGKKVPHWVLAHGDDGRHIFVHDPWVEDEVGETAADAANIPVPYAVFDRIARFGRSGLRAAVLIKGNLPDV comes from the coding sequence ATGTCCGCACCGCGGATTCGCCCTGCCGTCCCGGCTGATATTGACGCGCTCGAAACAATCGAGAACGCGGTGTTTCCTACCGACCGGATTTCCCGACGCTCGTTCCGTACGCTGATCGACCGGCCGACCGCCGAAACGCTTGTCATCGAGACAGGGGGGCAGGTCTGCGGTTACGCCATGATCCTGTTTCGTGCCGGCGCTGCGCTGGCGCGGCTCTATTCGCTCGCCGTGGCGCCGGATCAGGCTGGCAAGGGCTACGGCAAGGCGCTGCTCGCCGCTGCCGAAGCCGCCGCCATGGAACATGCCCGGATCCTGCTCAGGCTCGAGGTGCGCGAGGACAATCAGGCCGCGATCGCGCTCTACAAGGCCGCCGGCTATCGCTACATCGGCCGCCACGATGATTACTATGAGGACGCGAGCGCAGCACTGCGGTTTGAAAAGCTGCTGCGCGGGTCCCAGACGCCCGAGGTCGATACCCCGTTTTACGAACAGACCGCGGATTTTACCTGCGGTTCGGCCTGCCTGTTGATGGCGCTTGCTCGGTTCAAGTCGCCCGCGTTTCTCGATCCGGTGTGGGAAATAAGGCTCTGGCGTGAGGCCACTACCGTGTTCATGCTCTCCGGCCCCGGCGGCTGCGAACCTTTTGGCCTTGCCACCGTCGCCCGCGCCCATGGGCTTGAGCCTGAAGTCTGGTGTTCGACCGAGGACATGCTGTTTCTTGAAACCGTGCGTGACCCGGAAAAGCGCCGGGTCATGGAACTGGCGCAGACCGATTTCCGCAGCCGCGTCGCCGAAGACAGAATCCCGGTCCACATCGAAGCCTTTACGCTCGACTGGCTGCGCGACCGGCTCGACAGCGGCGATGTCGCGCTGATTCTCGTCAGCGGTTATCTGATGATGGGCAAGAAGGTTCCCCACTGGGTGCTGGCCCATGGTGATGATGGTCGCCACATCTTTGTCCATGATCCCTGGGTAGAAGACGAAGTCGGGGAAACCGCCGCCGACGCCGCCAATATCCCCGTCCCCTACGCCGTTTTCGATCGTATCGCCCGTTTCGGCCGCTCCGGCCTGCGCGCCGCCGTTCTCATCAAGGGAAATCTGCCCGATGTCTGA